From the genome of Anaerolineae bacterium:
AAAGGGCGTGACGGTGACCGTCGGCGTGGTGCAGGGCGGCATCCGCCCGAATGTGGTGCCGGCGGAGGCCGTCGCAGAGGTGGACCTGCGGGTGCCCACCCGCGCGGAAGAGGAACGGCTGGTGCCGCTCCTCCGCGGGCTGTCCCCCTATCATCCGCAGGCCAGCGTGGTCGTCGAGGGTGCCGTCACCCGGCCGGCCTGGGAAGCGGACCCCACCTGCCTGGCGCTGTTCCATCGGGCGCGTGTGGTGGGAGAGCACCTGAATATGCATCTGGAGCGGGGAAGCTCCGGCGGCGGGAGCGACGGGAACTTCACCGCCGCGCTGGGGATCCCGACGTTGGACGGTCTGGGGCCGGAGGGCGCCGGCGCCCATGCCCTTGACGAGCGCGTGGCGCTGGACAGCCTTCCTCAGCGGGCCGCACTGCTGGCCGGCCTGCTCCTGGACCTGAGCCTGAACGGCCATTAACCGCTCCGACAAACGCACAGGGGGAAGGCGAGATTCGCCTTCCCCCTGCTGTTTTCTTCACTGGCCGGGAGGATTACCGGCCGGGATACCCCAGCACGCGACCATCACCTTCTGCCCGCCCCTCGCCGGGGACAAGCTCCCGCAGGATATACTTCCGGACGCCGGCCGCTGGCGCGGGCGCCTCCACTGCCGGGGCTTCCAGCGTGCTCGAGGTATAGCGGACCACCAATCGCGGTGGGAAAGGCCCTTCCCGCGTGCTGAAGGACCGCCAGGACGAATAGTAACCAGAGGTCTCATCCCCACGAATGAGGATACCCTGGTTGGGAATGCTCCCATTGAGCCAACCCCGCACCAGGGCGGTGACATCCAGCTCGTACCAGCCTCCCGGATCGCTGTGGGGCGGCACGTCAACATAGCCGTAGGAGGTCCCCATGGCCGGCTTGTTGTTCCAGGTGACGCCCGCTTCGGTCCAGTTGCCTGCCGCCTGGTACGCTACCACGCGGTCGAGGTAGCCCGGGAATTCCCAGGAATCGATGAGATAGATGCGCAGTTTGGCGCTGTGGATGGTGGCGCCGGCGGGGATGCCGGCGATGTTGAATTTCACCATGGAGCGGGCGATCTTGCCGTCCGGGTTCAGGTAATCGTCGTAACCGACCCACATATCCGCCGCATCGCCGAAGTTCAGTGTGGGATATCCCTCCAGCACGCAGGCGTCCGCGATAGGAGTGA
Proteins encoded in this window:
- a CDS encoding DNRLRE domain-containing protein encodes the protein NGGASWDRLNNSERVVIQNPAAGTYQITVRGYNVPSGPQPFALVVRSPYLTTSVTTPTPTSTPTSTSTPTRTPTTQITGTPTRTPTRTSTPATPFHRRAVLPLILRPAPATPTPTPTRTSTPTPTATPGMTTVTLTPIADACVLEGYPTLNFGDAADMWVGYDDYLNPDGKIARSMVKFNIAGIPAGATIHSAKLRIYLIDSWEFPGYLDRVVAYQAAGNWTEAGVTWNNKPAMGTSYGYVDVPPHSDPGGWYELDVTALVRGWLNGSIPNQGILIRGDETSGYYSSWRSFSTREGPFPPRLVVRYTSSTLEAPAVEAPAPAAGVRKYILRELVPGEGRAEGDGRVLGYPGR